The DNA sequence TTCATTGTGGCGCTGAATAACTAAGCCTCCACGCTGGCAGATCATCGCGTGATCTACTGTAAACATGCTCCTACAAACGCATACTGACGGATTATCGCGTGTCGGCCAATCATATCGAAGCCTCACAGCATCACGAAATTCCCGCTTGTTGAGATCAAAATCCATGTCTTTGAGAGCAATAACTGTAAGCCAGTTGGATGCGCCTTTTTCACAGGCCAGGTCCACGGCTCTCTGTGTCTTGTCTGGCAACATGGCCTTCACTTCCTCAAGTTCTTCTTTTAGCCCATCATCCTTTTCTTTCCGGGTGGCGTATACCAGTCGTTGTACGTCGGCTTCTTCTGGGGTCTCATGAGATTGCGCCTCTATTTTGCTTACAAGTGGAGCGCTTACCCTAATAGACGCTGACTACTCCGCATCCGCACTATCAGATGGATTTATGAGCCCAAGACCTCCCATACGCACCGGCAATGCTACTAGATCGCGCTCTGCCTCAGAGCAGTTACGTCCTATGAGCGATGGTATAAGCACATCCGAGATTGCACGCTCTAAAGGCCGCAGTAGGTTCTCGATATCCGGCAGTGTTCTCATAAAATACGTCCACCGATGTCTAAGCCCAAATATAATGCTGCGTAACTAGCTTGTGGCTGAGATCTTCTAAACTCCGCCAACCTCGTCTCTTCTCCCACCCAATCTTCTACCTTGCCACCCACATATTGCTCAAGATAAGACAGTGAGCCCAGCGCAGCGCCAAGGTGTTTGCGCCCCTCGGTGCTGATGTTAAtaataatgtataataataataataataataataataataataataataataatcataataatgatgatgatgatgataataataataataataataataataataataataataatgttaatcaTTATAGAATACAAAGGAAGGCATGATAACGCGGCACGGTATATCCACTGGCAACTTTGTGGTAAATGTGGATTTGAAAGAGCTAATAGCTGGTATAAAGAGAAGCCGGAGGGAGTGGTGGAAAGTGAAAACTTCAAGATACTGTGGGATTTCAAAGTCCAGTGTGATCGGAAAATTGAGGTAACAAGACCAGACATTGTCTTTACTGATAAGAAGGAGAGAGAGGTTGTCATAATTGATGTTGCCATCCTGGGTGATGACAGGGTGAAAGGTAAGGAACTTAAGAAGATACAAAAATACCAATTATTGAAAGATGAAATTGTAAAAGTCTGGCGCATGCGAAAAGTCATCGTAGTGCTTGTTGTTACTGGGGCCCTGGGAGCCGTATCAGTCAACTTTAAGGAGTACACAAAGCGAATCGGCGTGAACGTGAGATTGGAAGTTATCCAGAAAACAGCATTGTTGGGGACAGCAAAGATACTAAGGAAAGTACTGTCCCtgtaagaagaaggaaaagagagaccAAAGACCCGTGGTGATTTGTTGTAACCCGCTCCTAAGGACTATAAACCAGGCCGAACATCCTGCCTTAGTCTACAAGGAAtggacataataataatattgtagtGCTGGAAAAGGAGGGGGGCGTACTTCATTGTCAATGTAGCTTGCTCTTATAATACACGGGTAGTAGAAAGAGAAATGACGAAGATCGACCACTATCAGGACTTAAAAGTGGAAGTGCAAAAGATCTGGAACTGCAGAAGTGTCTGTCATCCTTATTGTAATTGGAGCTCTTGGGGCTATGAGTAAACACCTAAGGATGTGGGTCAGCGAGTTGGGAACACCTGGGATCATTGCATTGCTCCAGAAAGCTTGTTTCTTAGGAACAGCCAAGATCCTGCGAAGGACCCTAGAAACCTAAGGCTAAGGGAGATAGCTTGATGCTTTGGGGAATGAAGCCACCTATAGGTGTAAGACATGCacatattaataattataattgttggttttcacttgacgtcaCTAAAATCCAAACTAAAAAGCTATCAATCCttccgagattttactttcacgatgcattagagcagctgaaaactaattttcgtacaaagtttcgtttcaaaagggttcttggttttgtgatagagtacgcttgaatttctaagcttttgcgtgacgttgCATTTACATGatggccaagagagctgtcatgtaggtttaaagaaatgacttatttcaggacattttgctatctaaacagttcatgtattagaaaaagtattactttgtaatgtttatgagtttctcgaagaataaattcacccCGCCTCGCTCGGATACGGCCTGAGGTGCTCCAAAAGTCCCATACAATTTACTCTAACGACGTTACAGTAAATTGTATGGGACTCTCCAGGATACTTACAGTTCGGGCAATTTGTGTCCCCTCATGACggtttgtaaatccattttatctAACCTGAGATcgggcccaatttgagcgggtCTCACACATTCTCTCtaacaagcaacggaagtaattctgattggctgattcggcaaatgtcaatcaatcaaaaaagtgggcggcagacgtttcgtagaaggtttgtatcaggctctcttttcgtttcgccttgtccgccggaatgtaattttcaaagcgaaacgaaaatagagcctgatctcaggttaatttTATCAATCGGCTTGTGCCTGGACTAAAGAATCAGCAgtaatagttgattttactttATCTTTGACATGATTTGTTTGTCACTGGACATGATTTTTATATCAAAAAGAGCGATTAACTttcatcaagagagaatgatcattctctcttgcttctCACTATTAGCGGACAACCTCGAACCGTGACTTTGTCGTATAAATATGGGGCaccgaagaaagacgaaaaagctaaccctttttgatcaaaatattttaaggtttaaactcgaagcttaatatagtgtaaaataattatagtttagttttaccggtatcacttgtaataataataataataataataaagagtGGCTGCCGTGGGATCTGAGTTCCTACGAAAGTACGCGCTTCTGTTGACGAAATTGGGACGGCGGAAGAAGGGAGGATGAgggaaaaacccacaaaatagGGGAGAGGGAATTCGCAATCTAGAAAGAGTGAAGGGCAAAAATCAGTAATGATAGATTGTATACGATACACGACTCGCATCGGGATACAACTTCACTTTGAATTTCGATTGGATTGTTTatattcttttcaaatgttttctcaGAAGAGTTTGCTCCTAGTAACTGTGGAACATTAGCCTATGTAAATTCTCTCTTGTATGCTGGAGGGTGGTATGAAGAGAAATGCGCGTATGATAAAGTGTTTGTTGGATTGGTTTGAAGTGAGTACGCACATTAAGGATTAAttgattctattttttcctCTGCTGGGATATGCGTATctataaaaacgtttttctggCTCAGATATTTCAGCAATAAATTTTATATGTGGTTAATTATTAAGTTCAATGAATAAGGGGATGTTCAAACTTGGTACCCGAGAACTAGAATGTGCTGAGCTACCGGCACAGAATGGCATTGTTAAGACCTTGAGTACCCTATATCATTGTCTACATATTTGCTCAGTTTCGCCCTGTCAGACGTCGTGGGAAAAGGAGTGTAGCAGAGGATACAAAACAGTGCTTTGTCCCGGAGCGAAAGAAAAAATGTGGACCCGGTGACCATTAGTTCCCGAGAACTAGGTCACCACCATGTACGCCGTAGGCACTGGCACCCTGCCCGAATTCTTAGCCTGggcatatgaaaaaaaaagagtgtgatCACGTTAGTGTCCCGAGAGTACCGTGCTCAGGTACAGTTTCCGAACACCAACTCTGAACGCCGCTAATTCTACTATCTTTATTCGACAATACGTTttaacaagagaggataaaggggacagagaaggcatcccccatacacaccctattccataggtaattcgtctcgagttatttttaacaccatagatcccaagggggattagacaacagccaatcacatagcgcgaatgtgttctgCGTGGATGACCCaagctcagagccacgcgtccttctcgaattgacgcagaaaaaaatggcggaagctatttgttttgtcgacgaaaacgactaaagagagatttctgttaaagctgtgtcagccaaacggaaattaaaaaagaatcgcccttcctctcttgtatagagctaacagtacagcagagaaatccttaacacactgaatattctctcaggatcatttataatttacagtttgaagagagctaGCAATTTCTGATTT is a window from the Porites lutea chromosome 10, jaPorLute2.1, whole genome shotgun sequence genome containing:
- the LOC140949437 gene encoding uncharacterized protein gives rise to the protein MLIIIEYKGRHDNAARYIHWQLCGKCGFERANSWYKEKPEGVVESENFKILWDFKVQCDRKIEVTRPDIVFTDKKEREVVIIDVAILGDDRVKGKELKKIQKYQLLKDEIVKVWRMRKVIVVLVVTGALGAVSVNFKEYTKRIGVNVRLEVIQKTALLGTAKILRKVLSL